One genomic window of Erinaceus europaeus chromosome 7, mEriEur2.1, whole genome shotgun sequence includes the following:
- the SOCS2 gene encoding suppressor of cytokine signaling 2: MTLRCVEPSGNGAEGTRSRWGSAGSAEEPVPEAARLAKALRELSQTGWYWGSMTVNEAKEKLKEAPEGTFLIRDSSHSDYLLTISVKTSAGPTNLRIEYQDGKFRLDSIICVKSKLKQFDSVVHLIDYYVQMCKDKRTGPEAPRNGTVHLYLTRPLYTSAPSLQHLCRLTINKCTGAIWGLPLPTRLKDYLEEYKFQV; the protein is encoded by the exons ATGACCCTGCGGTGCGTCGAGCCCTCCGGGAATGGCGCGGAAGGGACACGGAGCCGGTGGGGCAGCGCGGGGTCGGCGGAGGAGCCGGTGCCCGAGGCGGCGCGCCTAGCCAAGGCCCTGCGGGAGCTCAGTCAAACAG GTTGGTACTGGGGAAGTATGACTGTTAATGAAgccaaagagaaattaaaagaggcaCCAGAAGGAACTTTCTTGATTAGAGATAGTTCACATTCAGACTACCTACTAACAATATCTGTTAAAACATCAGCTGGACCAACTAATCTGCGAATCGAATACCAAGATGGGAAGTTCAGATTGGACTCTATCATATGTGTCAAGTCCAAGCTTAAACAGTTTGACAGCGTGGTTCATCTGATTGACTACTATGTTCAGATGTGCAAGGATAAGCGCACGGGCCCAGAAGCCCCCCGGAATGGCACTGTCCACCTTTATCTGACCAGACCGCTCTACACATCAGCGCCATCTCTGCAGCATCTCTGTAGACTCACCATTAACAAATGTACCGGTGCCATCTGGGGACTGCCTTTACCGACAAGACTGAAAGATTACTTGGAAGAATATAAATTCCAGGTGtga